A genomic stretch from Aedes albopictus strain Foshan chromosome 2, AalbF5, whole genome shotgun sequence includes:
- the LOC115255323 gene encoding protein MEMO1, giving the protein MTYREASHAGSWYTDSGSELNRQLSKWLDDADLTFGPARAIIAPHAGYRYCGACGAWAYRQISPAVVKRVFILGPSHHVRLSRCALSAAQYCRTPLYDLKVDQEINAELEATGHFKWMDQKTDEDEHSIEMHLPYVAKVMEDFRDQFTIVPIMVGSISNDWEETYGKILAPYLADPQNLFVISSDFCHWGARFRYTYYEDSHGPIYKWIEVLDKMGMDLIETLKPESFGEYLRKYNNTICGRHPIGVLLQSVEELKRRGYRMSFKFLKYDQSNQCCDKKDSSVSYASGSLIFE; this is encoded by the exons GTTCCGAACTGAATCGCCAATTGTCCAAGTGGTTGGATGACGCTGATTTGACTTTCGGCCCGGCCCGTGCAATTATCGCCCC GCACGCCGGTTACCGTTACTGTGGAGCATGTGGCGCTTGGGCCTACCGACAAATTAGTCCAGCTGTTGT GAAGCGGGTCTTTATTCTGGGTCCATCGCATCACGTCCGGTTATCGCGATGTGCCCTGTCGGCGGCCCAGTACTGTCGCACTCCTCTGTATGACCTCAAAGTCGATCAGGAGATCAATGCCGAGCTGGAGGCTACCGGACATTTCAAGTGGATGGATCAGAAGACGGATGAAGACGAGCACAGCATCGAGATGCATCTTCCCTATGTGGCCAAAGTGATGGAAGA CTTCCGCGACCAGTTCACCATCGTGCCAATCATGGTCGGCTCGATCAGCAACGACTGGGAGGAAACGTACGGCAAAATCCTGGCGCCGTACCTGGCCGATCCGCAGAATCTCTTCGTCATCTCGTCGGACTTTTGCCATTGGGGGGCTCGCTTCCGGTATACGTACTACGAGGACTCGCACGGTCCGATCTACAAGTGGATCGAAGTGCTGGACAAGATGGGCATGGACCTGATCGAAACGCTCAAACCGGAGAGCTTTGGGGAGTACCTGCGAAAGTACAACAACACCATCTGCGGCCGGCATCCGATCGGGGTGCTGCTTCAG TCCGTGGAGGAGCTGAAGCGACGTGGCTACCGGATGAGCTTTAAATTCCTCAAGTACGACCAAAGCAATCAATGTTGTGATAAGAAAGACTCCAGCGTCAGCTACGCCTCCGGGTCGTTAATCTTTGAGTAG